The Amblyomma americanum isolate KBUSLIRL-KWMA chromosome 11, ASM5285725v1, whole genome shotgun sequence genome includes the window TTCAAGAGGGTCTAAACTTTTCCTGTGCAAGGGGCGTGTTGTATGTGTTCAGTTTTGTGCGTTCTGTGCATTTGGAAAGATCTGCCAGTCTACTCTGGATGCCATATTTGAAATTAAACCCCCAACTACATTgtaattctgcaagaaaaataatttttgcacACTCTCAGAAAGAAACCACCGCACATAATGAGAAATGCGGTGTCTGAAGCTTTACCATGCGTAGCAAGTAGCGAATTTTCCTAGAATCCCACACTGCAGGATGGCTAAAAAGTCTGTTTTGAGAATAATACTTCTGTCAATAAAAGGATGATTCTGAATCGTGAAGTAAAAAACATTTCATACTGtaaaatatttaatttttttttcatttctgaagttttggCATATGTGGGTTAAGGGTAGACACGGGGGTTTGCggccgaaaaatgacaaaaaaatcgACTTCTCAAAGTATTTTTTTTCCGAATCTAGACATTCTCAAGAACCCATACATAAAATATTACAACTCTCTATGAAGTATTTATCGATTTATTGCTCTTCAAAGTCATCTGTGTGGAAGTTTTTCTCGTGAGAACAACTCAAAAAACGGTCAAATTCAAACGCGTACTGCGCAACAACCGTGCCGCGGAGCGCAACCattttggtctcgtttgaaacgCGAAGCCCTCAGCTATCAGTTTTCGGTAGAAAACAGTCTGTGCATCTGGCAACAGCGGTGCAACAAgccagtaaaaaataaaaaatactcgTGCTGCATTGGCACTTTCGTGTCACGTGTCCTGAATCGCGCCTCCCTATTGGATGTTGAGAAATCGTCAGCTAAAAAGATACAAGAAAACTGCATTGCGTCCGCCATTTGGATAGAGCTTTTTCGGACGCGCTACGATGGCTGGTGGTAAAAGGAAGTCCTGTACTGCCCATGcatttggaaaaaagaaaaaacgaccGCAATCACGGCCGCCACGGTCGCAGTCACGCGAAATGTCGCCGGATGCACCAGCATCGGAGACTGCCGACACTACGAGCCCTGCCGCGGCGTCATTGGAAGATGCTGCAACAACCGAAGAAGCCAGGACAGCCGTCCGTGTAGACACACCGTTCCTGACCGACGCCGATAAAACGGAGCTAGAGCGTCGCGCGACGGAGGCACGGCATGAACTTTCATCAGTTTCAGGCACTCGGCGAAAGCGATCTCTATTGAGAGCAACGATCAACGATTCGCCCGTGTCGGGAACACCGTTCACGGTGCTAGCCCTAACCTCCGTGAACGAGCTGCTCGAATGTGTGAAGTGCAAAGTGTGCGGCGGTTCCGTGAACATTTCAAAAGGTGAGCTGGAATTTGGGATTGCTGTGAAGCTCCCGCTCAATTGTGAGGTCTGCGGGCAGGTAAAAACTACTTGGAGCTCGCCTAGAGTAGGCACGAACACGACCTGCAACCCCTTCGAAGTAAACGTTCTCGCCGCGCGTGCGGCTGCAAGCACAGGAAACGGGCAGACCGCATTGAACGACATTTTCGCCGCGCTCAACATTTCCCGGCGGGGTACGCACTACAAAACATGCCAAGGTTACTTGAAGGACAAGCTGAACCCTTCTGCTGCTCTAAACGCTGCCGCACAAGTGATGAGGGACTGTGCTGGTGCGGTGAAGCTTGCCTACCAGAACCTGAACTTCGATCACCCAGCAAACATAGCTGTGTCGTTCGATGGAACGTGGCTCACACGGGGCCATTCATCACATGTGTGCGTTGGAACAGTAATAGAACTCTTCACGGGCTATGTTCtagattttgttgttttgtcaaACTTCTGCCTGGGATGCCATTGTGGTCTGAAGGAGGACGATCCCGAATTTGAAGCATGGCAAGCGGAACACAAATGCCAGAAGAACACGTCGAGCAAGCCAGGTGAAATGGAAGTTGAAGCAGCCAGGATTCTTTTCAGCCGCTCACTTGAAAAGTATGGGCTGCGCTATGTCACCATGCTCTGTGATGGCGACAGCCACGCCTTCAACAATCTACAAGAGGCAAAGGCATACGGATATGTGCAGATACAGAAAGAAGACTGCACCAACCACGTCAGCAAGAGAATGGGGACAGCACTACGTAACctagtgcataaaaaaaaagaaaacggaccAAGCCTCAGCGGCAAAGGAAAGCTGACTGGCGAGCTCATTACAAAGCTCACCATGTATTATGGATGGGCTTTGAAAACACACCAGGGTGATATCGAGAAAATGCACAATGCTGTGCTTGCCACTTACCACCATGTTACATCAACGGATGCTGAGACAAACCATGGTCTTTGCCCTCAAGGCCAGGAATCCTGGTGCAAGTACAACCAGGCTTTGGCAAAGAATGAGCCACCCCCAAAGCATCGCTATAACTTGCCAAAGTATGTCGCAGATGCTCTGCAACCTGTTTTTGTCCGCCTCTCCAATAGGAAGCTGCTTGAGCGCTGCCAACGAGGAAAAATGCAGAACTCAAATGAGAGTCTTCACTCTGTCATTTGGTCCCTGGTGCCCAAGACCAAACAGGCCTCTTTGTTTGCAGTGCAGTCAGCTGTTGCCGAACCAGTAACAAGAGTCAATGCCGGCAAGGAGTATGCCACCAAAGCTATTCTGCAGCAGCTGAGCGTAAATCATGGCACTGCAGCTATTGAGAGGTCAGCTGAGAAGGATCGGCGCTGGCTTGCAACATCCGATGCAAAGCATCTACAAGCAGAAAGGTTCCGCAGCGCTATGAAAAAGCGCACAACTGAAAGAGACTCTGACTACATGCCTGGTGCATTCTAGGGATGAACCCTTGCAGATTCATGGCTGTTATTGGCCATAATAAAGTGTTACTGGGTTCTCAAACTTCTTTTCTTGATTTCTCAAAACGGATTTTTTCGCTACACTGACAGCCCTTGCCCATGATATCTTGAGATCTACTGGTCCGATTTGcatttttgttgcatttgaaaGCTTATAAGATGCTTTGTGCAACCATACTAAAACAAATACATATTTCTATGCATAAATATAAATTACAATCAATTTATCTGGTTCTAGAAAATTGCATTTTCAGACTGGAAATTTCTAAAGGCTGTAACTTTTTTGGTGATTCATCTAAAATTATGCCTGTGCTATGGTTGCATTCCCTGGTCCTTCTAGAGCATGCACATGTAAAATACAGGCCAATATTTCCACTGCAAGTTGCCATAATTTTGTGCAAGGTGGCCCAACATGACACTTGAAATATCTTGACATCTATATAAGCTAGGTAAAATCTAATTGCATATTTGTTATCAGCAGAGGAAACTACATCAGGTGTAAACATTTCAACTTCATAActtaagaaataagaaaaaacggTCAAACCGCAGTGTCCCCCGTTAGCAACTGAAAAGACGTCCCACAaacaattattttcttttttttgtgacttATGTTATAGCCACCCTTGTCACAAAACATTCACATGCAAAATCAGTCAATTTTTTCTAGCTTCAAAACAGCTTGTGTTCGTTAGGACATCTCTGACGAGCAGTGAAATGTGGTTGGCTTACGGAAGAGCAAAATGACACACTATGTGACCGTGCAATCTCAAAAACAGAAAATGCTCTACACTATCTATTTATTCCAACTAATACGAGCTAAATTTTCAGTGCAATATGAGGCAGGGGACACTCGTTTCGAGATATAAGTGGGCTAGTTGTTCCAGTTTCAGGCTGGAGCTTCTCGTTTGGCCCATGCCTGTCTGTTTTGAGCTGCTGCTGCACCTAGGACGGCAGCTTTGGCAAGGTTTGCACAAATACTACGCGAAAAAAATTTCGCCAAGTAAGCTGTTTTGGACGATGCTACATGAAAAACACTTTCCCTAAGTATGTATGACCTGCTGGATTAAGAAACACAGGGTGTTGTGGCTGATGGGGAGGAACAGAACAGGTAACATAGTCTACCCATGAACACGCACGCtaccacgcttttttttttctatgccacAAGGCTACTTAAGCACACAGGTGAGcctcaagaggaaagtagagGCCCCTTCGGTTGGAAAGTTTGCGGCACTTGTGCGTCTAAGGTAACAGAGTCCCAAATCACGAACATTAATTCTATCCGGAACTCAGTGCTACAGCTCTAACACGCACTGCAACAGACCTATCGCCTTCATTCACACTGAATTAATGCTCATTATCGATGGGGTCAGTGTAGGTTGGCTTGACTACATGGTATGCTTTTAAACAGTTTTTAAGAAGCACACTTGAAACTGGCCAGGTACGTCAGCACTTTACACTGTAAGCACCAGCCCGTGTTAACGCTCAAAACTCGGGGATGCAGGCATTTCTCAGAGCAGAGCTAATTTTTTTGCAGGCACTAAAATTGTTTGCATAAGCCCGCTTACCATCTTGCAACGGACATAAGAGAAGGAGCCAACCACGGTCTGGTACCCTTTACAGAATGTGTCCAGACATGACTGAGAAGACGAGGTGTACGGTGGAAAAGACAATGCATTAAAAAGAGAGAGTCCTTGCCTTTCTTGAACTTCTTAAGGTTCTCCAtcatctctctcttttctttctgccGCTGCTGCATCACTTCCACTTGCACCTGCACAACAATCAAACAACATTAGCTCCAACAAACAACAAACTTCCGTGGTGAGAAATACCAAGTACAAAATAGTGAGGCAATGAAGAGCGCATAATGATATAACTATTAAGAGGTCAAGTGTTAATGAAACAAGAGAAAACAAATAGGATTTTTTTAAGAAATGGTGCCGATCAAACTGGAAAATTAGTAGTGTTTATCCCTTAAATCGAGGTAAATTAACAGAATGTAGAAGAAAAGACAATCATATGCCAATGATGAGATCCGAATCCACAATTGTATCATGTCCCATATTGTGCTTTGCCAACTGAGTGACAGCACCAGCTGCCCAACCTTCTACTTTCAAACGTATATTTCTGTTGCGTGTAGCCCGCCCCTGGGGACTGTTCACCAGCAGCACAAAATACTTTGACTTTGTTCATATTTATGTTGTAAGAAGCCCTCCAATTACCTACCCTTGCCTGCTCATCAGCTTGACCCTTTACAGTacaacctcgttaattcgaactcgagggggaccggaaaattgttcgaattaagcggagtttgaattaacgagcgggcgctaaaaaaagcggccattacgcccggcagcacgggccgaagctaaaacaggcatatctgagatcgttatctcttactacgcgctactacacatttgcggcgggcgattgcgcgaattaaaatcatagagcccgaatgtcgaaggaaataaagttaatttgtttatgcggttggagctaacatcaaaatgcattcgcgtaagcagcaagcttaatgattaaatatgacactatgcttcaaaaacatgtttattaacagcagattggcaaagcatatcaaagagaaaaataatcggtgatgcgcatttgttttcgttttctttgccgtgactcgacaagcatcgtctgcaacttgccgaacagctccaacgcagcgtccgaattatcatcggcggagaagtagcgcgcagccagatcaagtgctgacgctgtttcacatgcactcgggggtggcaatggatcgtcgcctccgtcggactcgtcgtcgctgtcagctgtgctcgccgcgcccgagttgtgcggcatctggtcaccgcaggccgcttcaataatctcggcatcgcttaacggccccgatgtctccacgccgctgtcaacgtctatgaagctctggaagtcaacaccctccgataaagcagcgtaggcagggtgcagcgcgacggagtcatcacactgagcatccagctctgccgtgctgcaggcttctgggccttcaatgaagccgcactttcggtaacagttcgcgactgtgtccgccttgacagcattccacgatgttgccagcatgtggcaggctccgaggagattgacgtcgtacgatttgccgctgtccatacacacaagaatccgctctaggaggtggcgcctgtacagtgttttgaggtttttaataacccaAAGGTCCacaggctgcagcacagccgtagtgtttttcagcagaaatgccagacggatcgccttcagtccgctgatgtcgcaatgggctgaacagttgtcgacgaacaacagaacattcttgttctgtgccgcgaacttcctgtcgagtgtgcgcagccaatctgtgaaaattgctcgcgtcatccacgactttctgttgaaagtataatcaacagggagagtttttagccctttaaagcagcgaggcttcgctgctttgcctataactagcaagcggcaccgttccgtgccagttgcgtttgcgcacaccaacaccgtcactttccttgcttctcttcccgcctgaacacgcgtcgcctttgtaactgacagtcttgttcggcagcaacttaaaataaagcgcggtttcatctgcattgaacacatcgctgagcgagtaatcggccaggtagtcctttagttgacctgagatccaattttgacacgtttcttcatcgactgcggctgcctctccacaaacgcttttaaacttaagtccgtgacgggccttgaaacgcgacaaccagccttccgacgcgctgaagtcacttatgcccatctggctggcgaagtccactgcttttgcggcaattattggtccacttagcggaatgttcctgctgcgaacgtccttaatccatgccattacagcatcctccatctctggatgagccgatgttcttagtcgattccgcgagggctccatctccttttgatacgcatggaagatcgagtccttgttcttgaggtatgtggacagcgtgcttttcttgactgcaaacttctctgcgatcgctgtctttgttaggagaccacgttcgacctcctgtaatatctccaccttcgtcttcaaaTCCTTTGCGGAGTACTTTCCTCGGTTTGCCATGATTGCCACAGTCGATGAGATGTCACCAGCGAGATACCAAACAAACGAGAAatatcacgcaacacaaacttcgctagacaccgcggcaacaaagactaggcacaagaggggccgggtgctgcgtgcaggatgaaggaaaggaaagagtcttcgcttcccgagctgcacaataaacaataaaagggtaccggaagtcacgcgttctcgcaagggctactgggagagtttagccgacggcgcagccaatagaacgctgggcgcagcggcgtcgtctgctgcatgggcaggcgcgctgggacggcggccaagtagagggaagcgggggaacggggaggggaggcccgcttgattgaaacgtttatttccatcagaaaaaaagcgcggcttcaaaaaaatgtgacgtaaccgcctctcccgagtacttccttcctccatggtcgcgtacgtctccaatggtcacgaccgcctcggcgcagcggaaacctgcaacagcttgcgccggagccaccgtggccggagcataggcggcgcccgcggtagggtggctacccgcgtgaccgcgcgtcagccaaaaatagacaagccaatgcttcgacgctccggcagcgaaaacctgctacggcatgcaccggagggttggttcgggcaacgaaattcacgtctcacctcgtgcgtgctggctttttttttttctcatcattctgcatttttttttaattttcagcgcattgtatttgctacgaggtgacttctatatgcgaggagcaatgccagccatcggcgcctagttcgaattaaccgacgtggataccggcatattcgaattatcgggagttttgacccattgaaatacacagggttttgccgg containing:
- the LOC144109992 gene encoding uncharacterized protein LOC144109992; amino-acid sequence: MAGGKRKSCTAHAFGKKKKRPQSRPPRSQSREMSPDAPASETADTTSPAAASLEDAATTEEARTAVRVDTPFLTDADKTELERRATEARHELSSVSGTRRKRSLLRATINDSPVSGTPFTVLALTSVNELLECVKCKVCGGSVNISKGELEFGIAVKLPLNCEVCGQVKTTWSSPRVGTNTTCNPFEVNVLAARAAASTGNGQTALNDIFAALNISRRGTHYKTCQGYLKDKLNPSAALNAAAQVMRDCAGAVKLAYQNLNFDHPANIAVSFDGTWLTRGHSSHVCVGTVIELFTGYVLDFVVLSNFCLGCHCGLKEDDPEFEAWQAEHKCQKNTSSKPGEMEVEAARILFSRSLEKYGLRYVTMLCDGDSHAFNNLQEAKAYGYVQIQKEDCTNHVSKRMGTALRNLVHKKKENGPSLSGKGKLTGELITKLTMYYGWALKTHQGDIEKMHNAVLATYHHVTSTDAETNHGLCPQGQESWCKYNQALAKNEPPPKHRYNLPKYVADALQPVFVRLSNRKLLERCQRGKMQNSNESLHSVIWSLVPKTKQASLFAVQSAVAEPVTRVNAGKEYATKAILQQLSVNHGTAAIERSAEKDRRWLATSDAKHLQAERFRSAMKKRTTERDSDYMPGAF